One region of Exiguobacterium acetylicum genomic DNA includes:
- the tsf gene encoding translation elongation factor Ts — protein sequence MAITAAMVKELREKTGAGMLDCKKALVETDGDMNAAVDFLREKGIAKAAAKGDRIAAEGLTAVAVDGNKAALVEINSETDFVAKNERFQTLVQNIADAVLRNGSETAEAALASEYEAGKTIDTYISEEASTIGEKISLRRVALFTKADDAVFGSYLHMGGRIGSVVVIEGTTDETVAKDVAMHIAAARPLYVDRTSVTEEEKAREEKVLTEQALNEGKPANIVEKMIVGRMNKFFEEICLVDQTFVKDPDFKVGKYVESKGGKVVSFVRFEVGEGMEKREENFAEEVMNQLKK from the coding sequence ATGGCTATTACAGCAGCAATGGTTAAAGAACTTCGTGAAAAAACAGGTGCAGGTATGCTCGACTGCAAAAAAGCACTCGTTGAAACTGACGGTGACATGAACGCAGCAGTAGATTTCTTGCGTGAAAAAGGGATCGCTAAAGCAGCAGCAAAAGGCGATCGTATTGCAGCTGAAGGGTTGACTGCAGTTGCAGTTGACGGCAACAAAGCGGCACTCGTCGAAATCAACTCAGAAACAGACTTCGTTGCGAAAAACGAACGTTTCCAAACACTCGTTCAAAACATCGCAGACGCTGTTCTCCGTAACGGTTCTGAGACAGCAGAAGCTGCTCTTGCTTCTGAATACGAAGCAGGTAAAACAATCGACACATACATCTCTGAAGAAGCTTCAACAATCGGAGAGAAAATCTCACTCCGTCGCGTAGCGCTCTTCACAAAAGCAGATGATGCAGTCTTCGGTTCTTACCTCCACATGGGTGGACGCATCGGTTCAGTCGTCGTCATCGAAGGTACGACAGACGAAACAGTTGCAAAAGACGTTGCAATGCACATTGCAGCAGCACGTCCACTTTACGTTGACCGTACTTCTGTCACAGAAGAAGAAAAAGCACGTGAAGAAAAAGTCCTTACTGAGCAAGCATTGAACGAAGGAAAACCAGCTAACATCGTTGAAAAAATGATCGTTGGTCGTATGAACAAGTTCTTCGAGGAAATCTGCCTCGTCGATCAAACGTTCGTCAAGGATCCAGACTTCAAAGTTGGTAAATATGTAGAATCTAAAGGCGGTAAAGTCGTGTCATTCGTACGCTTCGAAGTTGGAGAAGGTATGGAAAAACGCGAAGAGAACTTCGCTGAAGAAGTTATGAACCAACTTAAAAAATAA
- a CDS encoding FliA/WhiG family RNA polymerase sigma factor — MREELQQLWDRWLTTRDIAVADLLLHNYEPLVQYHVQRLSATLPKSVDRDELKSLGMMGLYDALQKFDQNHNNKFDTYAAFRIRGAILDGLRKIDWLPRSLREKAKRVEAAVEILEQSLQRTPTLDEVSSIVDMTPDEVKGALAESYFANVLSIDEAVTLQDEGKAMTVSYLDPDTATPEDMLLMRELIAKLAEEVEGLSEKEQLVVSLFYYEELTLTEIGEVLGLSTSRISQIHSKALRKLKNALGSAYLADRVAM, encoded by the coding sequence ATGCGTGAGGAATTACAACAACTTTGGGATCGATGGCTGACCACACGCGATATTGCGGTGGCAGACCTGTTACTTCACAATTATGAACCACTTGTTCAATACCACGTTCAGCGTTTAAGTGCGACGTTGCCTAAAAGTGTCGATCGAGACGAGTTAAAAAGTTTAGGTATGATGGGATTGTACGATGCGCTTCAAAAATTCGATCAAAATCATAATAATAAATTCGACACGTATGCCGCCTTTCGGATTCGAGGAGCTATTTTAGATGGGCTTCGTAAAATCGATTGGTTACCACGTTCCTTACGGGAAAAAGCAAAACGGGTCGAGGCAGCCGTCGAGATCCTTGAACAATCTTTGCAACGGACGCCGACACTAGACGAAGTCTCTTCCATCGTCGACATGACACCGGACGAGGTCAAGGGTGCTTTAGCAGAAAGCTATTTTGCGAATGTATTATCGATCGATGAAGCAGTCACGCTACAGGATGAGGGGAAGGCGATGACCGTCTCCTATTTAGATCCAGATACTGCTACACCGGAAGATATGTTATTAATGCGGGAGTTGATTGCTAAACTGGCAGAGGAAGTCGAAGGGTTATCCGAAAAAGAACAACTTGTCGTCTCGTTGTTTTATTATGAAGAATTGACGCTTACTGAAATTGGTGAAGTCCTTGGGCTCTCGACTTCCCGTATTTCACAAATCCATTCAAAAGCGCTTCGTAAGTTGAAGAATGCGCTCGGAAGTGCCTACTTAGCAGATCGTGTCGCCATGTGA
- a CDS encoding isoprenyl transferase has translation MFQWLNQTKETETYDRVPEHVAIIMDGNGRWAQKRGLPRIMGHREGMKSIREVVRVANELGVKSLTLYAFSTENWTRPEEEVSFLMKLPAQFLESDLKELDAQNVKVEVAGEVSRLPHFTREAVEQAKLDTQHNTGLRLIFALNYGGRDELVQVMQKLGAQVQAGTLSPDAITPETIERELMTGSVTDVDFVIRTSGEQRLSNFLLWQAAYAEFYFTDVLWPEFRRDAFLAAIEDYNQRTRRFGGV, from the coding sequence ATGTTTCAATGGTTGAATCAGACGAAAGAAACCGAAACCTATGACCGGGTGCCTGAGCACGTCGCTATCATCATGGATGGAAACGGTAGATGGGCACAAAAACGCGGACTTCCGCGTATCATGGGACATCGCGAAGGCATGAAATCGATTCGTGAGGTCGTTCGGGTTGCAAATGAACTCGGCGTTAAGAGTCTGACATTATACGCCTTCTCGACGGAGAATTGGACGCGTCCGGAAGAAGAAGTGAGTTTTCTCATGAAGCTACCGGCACAATTTTTAGAGTCGGATTTAAAAGAGTTAGACGCGCAAAATGTCAAAGTCGAGGTAGCAGGAGAAGTGTCACGCCTCCCTCATTTCACACGTGAGGCAGTGGAACAAGCGAAACTGGATACGCAACACAATACAGGACTTCGTCTGATTTTCGCTCTGAATTATGGAGGACGCGATGAACTCGTGCAAGTCATGCAAAAACTGGGCGCACAGGTTCAGGCAGGAACATTGTCACCGGATGCGATTACACCGGAGACGATCGAGCGCGAGCTAATGACAGGATCCGTAACCGATGTCGATTTCGTGATTCGAACGAGTGGCGAACAACGGTTATCGAACTTTTTACTTTGGCAAGCGGCGTACGCAGAGTTTTATTTTACAGATGTCTTGTGGCCAGAGTTTCGTCGGGATGCTTTCTTGGCAGCAATTGAAGATTACAATCAACGGACACGCCGATTTGGCGGCGTCTGA
- a CDS encoding phosphatidate cytidylyltransferase, giving the protein MKTRIITGIWAGAIFLALLYIGGLPFLAFMAVLTILGYTELVRMRQWSGSRIPRILFGIGTLLPFVGIYEEAVDRTLPIGLSPIAWAMIILLIGLFWNVFSKNVFTFDDVAFLLLTAVYVGVGFASFAYIRLLEHGLTWSLLIILLIWFTDSGAYFVGKRFGKNKLWPSISPNKTIEGAVGGVLLAILLGVVFESIEPTVGFGKVIVLAIIVAVVGQLGDLVQSAYKRHYGVKDSGTLLPGHGGILDRFDSMMIVFTVLVVLDIFA; this is encoded by the coding sequence ATGAAAACTCGGATTATCACAGGGATATGGGCAGGCGCCATCTTTTTGGCGCTTTTGTACATCGGTGGACTTCCCTTTTTAGCGTTTATGGCAGTACTAACGATTCTCGGTTATACCGAGCTTGTCCGGATGCGACAATGGAGCGGCTCGCGCATTCCACGGATTTTATTCGGAATCGGCACATTATTACCATTCGTCGGTATCTATGAAGAGGCAGTCGATCGGACACTCCCAATCGGACTTTCACCAATCGCTTGGGCAATGATCATTTTATTAATCGGTCTCTTTTGGAACGTGTTTTCGAAAAATGTCTTTACGTTCGATGATGTCGCCTTTTTACTGCTGACTGCGGTTTATGTCGGTGTCGGTTTTGCATCGTTCGCCTACATCCGCTTACTCGAACATGGATTAACGTGGTCGCTCTTGATCATTCTCTTGATCTGGTTTACGGATTCAGGGGCGTACTTCGTCGGGAAGCGATTTGGTAAGAATAAGCTGTGGCCGTCAATCAGCCCGAACAAAACGATTGAAGGGGCAGTTGGTGGCGTGTTACTTGCCATCTTACTCGGTGTCGTGTTCGAAAGTATTGAACCGACAGTCGGTTTTGGGAAAGTCATTGTCCTTGCCATCATCGTTGCCGTCGTTGGGCAACTTGGTGACTTGGTCCAGTCCGCTTACAAACGCCATTATGGTGTGAAGGATTCTGGAACATTGCTACCGGGTCATGGTGGTATTCTAGATCGGTTCGACAGCATGATGATCGTCTTTACGGTCCTCGTCGTACTCGATATCTTTGCTTGA
- a CDS encoding 1-deoxy-D-xylulose-5-phosphate reductoisomerase — MKKISIIGGTGSIGTQTLDVIAANPELFELTSFAFGRNTTVAVPWLNRLQPMLVGVQDETTRQELEQQLTYQPTIVIGEEGLLDVVTHPEVDTVITAVVGAVGLRPTLAAIEAGKTIGLANKETLVTAGHLVMKLAREKNVTILPVDSEHAAIFQCLNGERREDVRQIILTASGGSFRDQSREELADVTVEQALAHPNWSMGAKITIDSATMMNKGFEVIEAHWLFDVDYADIDVVIHRESIIHSMVEFNDGAVMAQLGMPDMREPIQYALTYPSRLEIQGGERLNLKEIGRLHFADASFDRYPLLRLAFEAGQAGGSMPSVLNAANEQAVDRFLKGDIRFLEIEASVEAALQAHELIDEPSLDQILEADRWAREFVSSLTFAN; from the coding sequence ATGAAGAAAATCAGTATCATCGGTGGAACGGGATCGATTGGTACGCAGACGCTTGATGTCATTGCGGCTAATCCAGAGCTTTTTGAATTGACGAGTTTTGCATTTGGTCGCAACACGACGGTTGCTGTACCGTGGTTGAATCGTTTGCAACCGATGCTTGTCGGAGTCCAAGATGAGACAACACGTCAAGAACTCGAGCAACAGTTGACCTATCAGCCGACGATCGTCATCGGTGAAGAAGGATTGCTTGATGTCGTGACGCATCCTGAAGTCGATACGGTCATTACAGCGGTCGTCGGAGCTGTTGGCTTACGTCCAACACTTGCTGCGATTGAGGCGGGTAAGACGATTGGTCTTGCGAACAAAGAAACACTCGTCACGGCAGGGCACCTTGTCATGAAGCTCGCGCGTGAAAAAAACGTGACGATTTTACCAGTCGATAGTGAACATGCAGCAATTTTCCAATGCTTGAATGGGGAGCGGCGAGAAGATGTGCGTCAAATCATCTTGACGGCATCAGGCGGAAGCTTCCGTGATCAATCACGGGAAGAACTGGCAGACGTGACGGTCGAACAAGCACTGGCGCATCCGAACTGGTCGATGGGAGCAAAAATCACGATTGATTCGGCGACGATGATGAACAAAGGGTTCGAAGTCATTGAAGCGCACTGGTTATTTGATGTCGACTATGCGGATATCGATGTCGTCATTCATCGTGAATCCATCATTCACTCGATGGTCGAATTCAATGATGGAGCTGTCATGGCTCAGCTTGGTATGCCCGACATGCGAGAACCGATTCAGTACGCTCTTACATATCCGTCCCGCCTTGAAATCCAAGGGGGAGAACGGTTAAACTTAAAGGAAATCGGACGCTTACACTTTGCTGATGCATCATTTGATCGTTATCCCTTGTTACGACTTGCTTTTGAAGCGGGTCAAGCGGGTGGATCGATGCCATCAGTACTCAATGCTGCGAACGAACAAGCGGTGGACCGTTTCTTAAAAGGGGACATTCGCTTTTTAGAAATCGAAGCGAGCGTCGAGGCGGCGCTTCAAGCTCATGAGCTTATCGACGAGCCTTCCTTGGATCAAATCCTTGAAGCTGATCGATGGGCGCGTGAGTTCGTATCGTCTCTTACATTCGCTAACTAA
- the pyrH gene encoding UMP kinase: MQPKYNRIVLKLSGEALAGDQGFGINPVIVKSISEQIRELVELNVEVAVVVGAGNIWRGKTGAELGMDRANADYMGMLATVMNSLALQDSLEDVGVETRVQTSIEMRQVAEPYIRRRAMRHLEKGRVVIFAAGTGNPYFSTDTTAALRAAEIEAEVILMAKNNVDGVYSADPNVDPEAKKFETLSYLDVLKDGLQVMDSTATSLCMDNDIPLIVFSLMEEGNIKRVVIGDEIGTIVRGK, from the coding sequence ATGCAACCGAAATATAACCGGATTGTGTTAAAATTGAGCGGAGAAGCGCTCGCAGGAGATCAAGGGTTTGGGATCAATCCTGTCATCGTCAAATCTATCTCGGAACAGATTCGCGAATTAGTTGAATTGAACGTTGAAGTAGCGGTCGTTGTCGGAGCTGGAAACATTTGGCGTGGCAAAACAGGTGCAGAACTTGGGATGGACCGGGCCAACGCCGATTATATGGGGATGTTAGCGACAGTCATGAACTCGCTTGCGCTTCAAGACAGCTTAGAAGACGTAGGTGTTGAAACACGTGTTCAAACATCAATCGAGATGCGCCAAGTAGCAGAACCGTACATTCGCCGCCGTGCGATGCGTCACCTCGAAAAAGGACGCGTTGTCATCTTTGCAGCAGGTACAGGGAACCCGTACTTCTCAACAGATACGACAGCTGCTCTTCGTGCAGCTGAAATTGAAGCAGAGGTCATCTTGATGGCGAAAAACAACGTCGATGGTGTCTACTCAGCTGACCCGAATGTTGATCCAGAAGCGAAGAAATTCGAGACGCTCTCTTACTTGGATGTCTTAAAGGATGGACTTCAAGTCATGGATTCTACAGCAACTTCACTTTGTATGGACAATGACATCCCGCTCATCGTCTTCTCGTTGATGGAAGAAGGTAACATCAAACGTGTCGTCATCGGTGACGAAATCGGGACAATCGTAAGGGGGAAATAA
- a CDS encoding proline--tRNA ligase, whose product MKQSKLFMPTLREVPSDAEAISHQLLLRAGFMRQNAAGIYSYLPLAKRVLANIETIIREELEAAGAQELLMPAIQPAELWEETGRWDIYGPELMRLTDRHDRRFALGATHEELITSIVRDELNSYKKLPVNLFQIQMKYRDERRPRFGLLRGREFIMKDAYSFHSSQESLDEEYQNMFDTYSRIFTRVGLEFRPVVADSGAIGGSGTHEFHALAAIGEDTIVYSDQSDYAANLEMAESIDAYPKQDKAPEALEEVHTADAKTIEAVSAHLNLPANESIKTVIFKTEQGLVMALVRGDHEVNDIKLKNYLGALDITMASDEEIEAALHSTPGTLGPIGADMKIVADYAVRALTNAVCGANKAETHYIHVDPSRDFEADYTDLRFVEEGEASPDGNGNVKFARGIEVGQVFKVGTRYSEGMGATFLDEGGKAQPLIMGCYGIGVSRTLSAVVEQHYDERGIIWPKAIAPYDVHLIVVNGKNAEQLELGETLYRELTAAGFSVLLDDRKERAGVKFADADLIGLPVRLNVGKKATEGIVELKARRGGDAEEIGQEQVVEAVRSLYEGLE is encoded by the coding sequence ATGAAACAATCAAAACTATTCATGCCAACGTTGCGTGAAGTACCATCTGATGCAGAAGCCATCAGTCACCAACTCTTGCTTCGTGCAGGATTCATGCGTCAAAATGCCGCTGGGATCTATTCGTATCTTCCACTTGCAAAACGCGTTCTCGCAAACATCGAGACAATCATCCGCGAGGAATTAGAGGCAGCGGGTGCGCAAGAATTACTGATGCCAGCGATTCAACCAGCTGAACTATGGGAAGAAACAGGACGCTGGGATATCTATGGACCTGAATTAATGCGTTTGACGGATCGTCATGATCGCCGGTTTGCGCTCGGAGCGACGCACGAGGAACTGATCACTTCAATCGTTCGTGATGAATTGAACTCGTACAAAAAGTTACCGGTCAATCTCTTCCAGATTCAAATGAAGTACCGTGACGAACGTCGTCCACGTTTCGGTTTATTACGTGGTCGTGAGTTCATCATGAAGGACGCTTATTCGTTCCATTCTTCACAAGAGAGCTTAGACGAAGAGTATCAAAACATGTTTGATACGTATTCGCGGATCTTCACACGTGTTGGTCTTGAGTTCCGTCCAGTCGTCGCTGACTCCGGTGCGATCGGTGGCAGTGGAACACATGAGTTCCATGCGTTAGCAGCAATCGGTGAAGATACAATCGTCTACTCGGACCAATCGGATTATGCAGCGAACTTAGAGATGGCAGAGTCGATCGATGCCTATCCGAAGCAAGACAAAGCACCAGAAGCACTGGAAGAAGTGCATACGGCAGATGCGAAGACAATCGAAGCGGTCAGCGCACATTTGAATTTACCAGCAAACGAATCGATCAAAACTGTCATCTTCAAAACGGAACAAGGACTTGTCATGGCTCTCGTCCGGGGCGATCACGAAGTCAACGATATCAAATTGAAAAACTATCTGGGGGCACTCGACATCACGATGGCGAGCGACGAAGAGATTGAAGCAGCGCTTCACTCAACGCCTGGAACACTCGGACCGATCGGGGCAGACATGAAGATCGTCGCCGATTACGCGGTACGTGCCTTGACGAACGCTGTCTGTGGTGCAAACAAAGCAGAAACGCACTACATCCATGTTGACCCAAGCCGTGATTTCGAAGCGGACTACACGGATTTACGTTTCGTCGAAGAAGGTGAAGCGTCACCAGACGGCAACGGAAACGTTAAATTCGCACGTGGCATCGAAGTCGGTCAAGTCTTCAAAGTCGGAACACGTTACTCTGAAGGAATGGGAGCGACGTTCCTCGATGAAGGCGGTAAAGCACAACCACTCATCATGGGATGTTACGGCATCGGTGTCTCGCGGACATTGTCGGCAGTCGTCGAACAACATTATGATGAGCGTGGAATCATTTGGCCAAAAGCGATCGCACCATACGATGTCCATTTGATCGTCGTCAATGGTAAAAATGCAGAACAGCTTGAACTCGGAGAAACACTATACCGGGAGTTGACAGCTGCAGGATTCAGTGTCTTGCTTGACGACCGAAAAGAACGAGCAGGCGTCAAATTCGCCGATGCGGATTTGATTGGTCTACCGGTTCGTTTAAACGTCGGCAAAAAAGCGACAGAAGGAATCGTCGAATTAAAAGCCCGTCGCGGTGGCGATGCAGAAGAAATTGGACAAGAACAAGTCGTTGAGGCTGTTCGTTCACTCTATGAAGGTTTAGAATAA
- the rseP gene encoding RIP metalloprotease RseP, whose translation MTTFISIVLMFGVLVAVHEWGHLVMAKRAGILCREFAIGFGPKIFSVFKNETLYTVRLLPIGGYVKMAGEEPELVEIKSGQTVGLQLKDGVIETIYFDADQPQVDQVVTVERIDLLRQLELVGLQDETSVRYPVSPTAFLVEGQTRTQIAPYDRTFGSKSVWKRVLAIAAGPFMNFVLAFVILFGLALYNGSPTGDSVIGTVQKGSPADQAGLVEGDRIISVNGQDTAKWTDLRAGFQDRAGKATEVKYERDGKETTTEITPKVQQQGEQKVGIIGVTNETEKSFGTALQTGVSETWRMSTLIVGAVGDLVTGVVGVDQLSGPVGIVKMTDQVADSGFSMLLTWTALLSVNLAVFNLLPLPALDGGRLLFLFLEALRGKPVDPQKEGLVHFVGFALLMLLMLVVTWNDIQKFF comes from the coding sequence ATGACGACCTTTATTTCAATCGTGCTGATGTTCGGTGTACTCGTCGCCGTCCATGAATGGGGTCATCTCGTAATGGCGAAGCGGGCAGGTATTCTCTGTCGGGAATTTGCGATTGGATTTGGACCGAAGATCTTTTCAGTGTTTAAGAATGAGACGTTGTATACGGTGCGCCTGTTGCCGATTGGCGGTTACGTCAAGATGGCGGGTGAAGAACCTGAACTCGTAGAGATCAAATCAGGTCAAACCGTCGGATTACAGTTAAAGGACGGTGTCATCGAGACGATTTATTTCGATGCAGATCAGCCACAAGTTGATCAAGTCGTTACTGTCGAGCGGATTGACTTGTTGCGTCAACTCGAACTCGTTGGGTTACAAGACGAGACATCGGTTCGCTATCCTGTTTCACCGACAGCATTTCTTGTCGAAGGTCAGACACGGACACAAATTGCGCCGTATGATCGCACATTTGGTTCGAAATCCGTTTGGAAACGTGTCCTTGCGATTGCTGCAGGACCGTTCATGAACTTTGTCCTCGCGTTCGTCATTTTATTCGGTCTTGCCTTATATAATGGCTCTCCGACAGGGGACAGCGTCATCGGAACAGTACAAAAAGGTTCACCTGCCGATCAAGCAGGACTTGTTGAAGGTGATCGGATCATCTCAGTCAACGGACAGGATACAGCCAAATGGACTGATTTACGTGCTGGATTCCAAGATCGTGCTGGGAAAGCGACAGAAGTAAAATATGAGCGTGATGGGAAAGAGACGACAACTGAAATCACGCCAAAAGTGCAACAGCAAGGAGAACAGAAGGTCGGCATCATCGGTGTTACGAATGAGACAGAAAAATCATTCGGAACAGCACTACAAACGGGCGTTTCAGAAACATGGCGGATGTCGACGCTCATCGTCGGAGCTGTTGGAGATCTCGTGACCGGTGTTGTTGGCGTCGATCAATTATCAGGACCAGTCGGGATCGTCAAGATGACCGATCAGGTCGCAGATAGTGGGTTCTCGATGCTATTGACATGGACGGCATTGTTGTCCGTTAACTTAGCCGTCTTCAACTTATTGCCACTTCCAGCACTTGACGGAGGACGCTTGTTGTTCCTCTTCCTTGAAGCCTTACGCGGAAAACCAGTTGATCCTCAAAAAGAAGGATTGGTTCACTTCGTCGGTTTTGCGCTTTTGATGCTACTCATGCTTGTCGTTACTTGGAACGACATTCAAAAATTCTTTTAA
- the rpsB gene encoding 30S ribosomal protein S2, producing the protein MAVISMKQLLEAGVHFGHQTRRWNPKMAKYIFTERNGIYIIDLQKTVKKVDEAYNFIREVASEGGNVLFVGTKKQAQDTVKEEAIRAGQYFINERWLGGTLTNFSTIKKRINRLKQLEKMEENGTFEVLPKKEVIILKKEMTRLEKFLGGIKDMPGVPDALFIVDPRKERIAIAEAHKLNIPIVAIVDTNCDPDEIDYVIPANDDAIRAVKLLTGKMADAILEVKQGEDNVAPETTEEVVADAE; encoded by the coding sequence ATGGCAGTAATCTCGATGAAACAATTGTTAGAAGCTGGTGTACACTTCGGTCACCAAACACGCCGTTGGAACCCAAAAATGGCAAAATACATCTTCACAGAACGGAACGGAATCTACATCATCGACCTTCAAAAAACGGTCAAAAAAGTAGACGAAGCATACAACTTCATCCGTGAAGTAGCGTCAGAAGGCGGAAATGTTCTTTTCGTTGGTACGAAAAAACAAGCTCAAGACACTGTGAAAGAAGAAGCGATCCGTGCAGGTCAATACTTCATCAACGAACGTTGGTTGGGTGGAACTCTCACGAACTTCTCTACAATCAAAAAACGTATCAACCGTTTGAAACAACTCGAAAAAATGGAAGAGAACGGTACATTCGAAGTTCTTCCTAAAAAAGAAGTCATCATTCTTAAAAAAGAAATGACTCGTCTTGAGAAATTCCTCGGCGGTATCAAAGATATGCCAGGCGTTCCGGATGCACTCTTCATCGTTGACCCACGCAAAGAGCGTATCGCGATTGCAGAAGCACACAAACTCAACATCCCAATCGTTGCGATTGTTGATACTAACTGTGATCCAGACGAAATCGACTACGTCATCCCAGCGAACGACGATGCGATCCGTGCAGTCAAATTGCTCACTGGTAAAATGGCTGACGCAATCCTCGAAGTTAAACAAGGCGAAGATAACGTAGCACCTGAAACTACTGAAGAAGTAGTAGCAGACGCTGAGTAA
- a CDS encoding chemotaxis protein CheD: MDEIVRIGIAEYAISKRPVILRTAGLGSCVGVVIYDQERGLSSMAHVMLPDSAISRNRELEVGKFADTAILEVARELRASGAIRLRAKIAGGAQMFQFKYEHESMRIGERNIAAVKAMLQQVKIPLVAEDVGGTNGRTIEFHSQSGRLVIRTVNVGTLEI, translated from the coding sequence ATGGATGAAATCGTACGGATTGGCATTGCGGAGTACGCCATCAGTAAACGCCCCGTCATTTTACGGACAGCGGGTCTTGGATCGTGCGTAGGCGTCGTCATCTATGACCAGGAACGAGGGTTATCGAGTATGGCGCATGTCATGTTGCCTGATTCAGCGATCAGTCGGAATCGGGAGCTTGAAGTCGGAAAGTTCGCGGATACGGCAATTCTAGAGGTAGCCCGCGAATTACGAGCAAGTGGAGCCATCCGATTACGTGCGAAGATTGCGGGTGGGGCTCAGATGTTTCAATTTAAATATGAACATGAATCAATGCGGATTGGCGAGCGAAACATCGCTGCGGTCAAAGCAATGCTTCAACAAGTCAAAATTCCACTCGTTGCCGAAGATGTTGGCGGCACGAATGGACGAACGATCGAGTTCCACTCACAATCAGGGCGTCTCGTCATCCGGACGGTGAATGTCGGGACGCTGGAAATCTAG
- the frr gene encoding ribosome recycling factor: MSKEILKQAEERMEKAHLSLKKELATLRAGRANVAILDPVQVEYYGAPTPLNQVANVNTPEARLILITPWDKSMVSEIEKAIQRADLGLAPSSDGTVIRLAIPPLTEERRKELVKLVKKYTEEGKVALRNIRRDTNEQLKKQEKDGALTEDDLRGYTEDVQTLTDKFVKQLDQTATEKEQEIMEV; the protein is encoded by the coding sequence ATGTCAAAAGAAATCTTAAAACAAGCCGAAGAACGGATGGAAAAAGCACATCTTTCACTTAAGAAAGAACTTGCGACACTCCGCGCCGGTCGTGCGAACGTTGCGATTTTAGATCCCGTTCAAGTCGAATACTACGGTGCACCGACACCGCTCAATCAAGTAGCGAACGTCAACACACCAGAAGCACGTCTGATCTTGATCACTCCATGGGATAAATCAATGGTCAGCGAGATTGAAAAAGCGATTCAACGTGCTGATCTTGGTCTTGCGCCATCATCTGATGGTACGGTCATCCGTCTTGCGATTCCACCACTAACGGAAGAGCGCCGGAAGGAACTCGTCAAACTCGTCAAGAAGTATACGGAAGAAGGTAAGGTTGCCCTCCGTAACATTCGTCGTGATACGAACGAGCAGTTAAAGAAACAGGAAAAAGATGGTGCATTGACAGAAGATGATTTGCGTGGATACACAGAAGATGTTCAAACGTTGACAGACAAGTTCGTTAAACAACTTGATCAGACAGCAACGGAAAAAGAACAAGAAATCATGGAAGTATGA
- a CDS encoding chemotaxis protein CheC, translating into MLNPNERDILREVGNIGAGHAATALSTLLGQPIEIEVPSAELEDFTTIIERSGGAETYTAGALLRFSGDIQATLLFLMPLRDAEKLVSQLMQTEFHFFSDSHEMGVSAWEEIGNILIGAYARAISDWLDLSLHVSVPASAFDMVGALLEVALLESTTPGNMAVYIDTHLSSAGNDLTGHLLLLPEANAFQTVFERLGVDLNG; encoded by the coding sequence ATGCTTAACCCAAACGAACGGGACATTTTACGGGAAGTCGGCAACATTGGAGCTGGTCACGCAGCGACAGCACTTTCGACCTTACTTGGACAACCGATTGAGATCGAAGTACCTTCCGCTGAGCTTGAGGATTTCACGACGATCATCGAGCGAAGTGGTGGGGCGGAAACGTATACCGCTGGTGCATTGCTACGTTTTTCTGGCGATATTCAAGCAACGTTACTTTTTTTGATGCCACTTCGTGATGCAGAGAAGCTCGTTAGCCAATTGATGCAGACGGAATTCCACTTTTTTTCCGATTCCCACGAAATGGGGGTTTCTGCTTGGGAAGAAATTGGGAATATTTTAATAGGAGCATATGCTCGGGCTATCTCCGATTGGCTCGATTTATCGTTACATGTCAGTGTTCCTGCATCAGCGTTTGATATGGTTGGTGCGTTACTTGAAGTAGCCTTACTTGAATCTACGACTCCAGGAAATATGGCTGTCTATATCGACACGCACTTGTCTAGTGCAGGAAACGATTTGACCGGACATTTACTTTTGTTGCCTGAAGCGAACGCCTTTCAGACGGTCTTCGAACGATTGGGTGTGGACTTGAATGGATGA